The following DNA comes from Mycolicibacterium aromaticivorans JS19b1 = JCM 16368.
GATCCCCGCCGAAACCGTCATGTACTCGGCCGGACGGCAGGGCCAGACCGACCACCTGGATCTGGCCAACGCCGGTCTGGAGGCCGACAACCGCGGCCGGATCTTCGTCGACGAGAAGACATTTCAGTCCAAAGTGGACCATATCTACGCCGTCGGCGATGTCATCGGCTTCCCCGCCCTGGCGGCCACCTCGATGGAACAGGGCCGGCTGGCGGCCTACCACGCGTTCGGCGAGCCGACGGCCGGTATGACCATGCTGCAGCCGATCGGCATCTACTCGATCCCCGAGGTGTCCTACGTCGGTGCCACCGAGGTGGACCTCACCAAGGCGGCGGTCCCCTACGAGGTCGGGGTGTCCCGCTACCGCGAACTGGCCCGCGGCCAGATCGCCGGTGACTCCTACGGCATGCTCAAGCTGCTGGTGTCCACCGAAGACCTCAAGGTCCTCGGCGTCCACATCTTCGGCACCGCGGCAACAGAATTGGTGCACATCGGCCAGGCCGTGATGGGTTGCGGCGGGACCATCGAGTACCTGGTCGACGCTGTCTTCAACTATCCGACGTTCTCGGAGGCCTACAAGGTGGCCGCGCTCGACGTGATGAACAAGCTGCGCGCGCTGAACCAGTTCCGCCGTTAGGCGCTCAGCACTCGCTGTCGAACGACGTCGGCGCGTCGTCGCCCGGACCCCCCGCTTCGGCGCGCGCCAGCAGCGCTGCCGTCGCCGCGTCGAACGGCGCCGAGTAGGACACGTTGTCCTGGCAGCCGCCGCCATTGCGCCCGCCGATCACGCCGACCACCGTCGCCCCGGCGATCCATGGGCCGCCGCTGGTTCCGTCGACCAGGCCGTTACAGCGCAGTGCCGGGTATCCGTCCTCGATGCGGGCAACGGTGTCGCAGCCCAGCGGGGGTCCGCCGTCACCCGTCGGGTAGCCGATCACCGTCACCGGCGCGGACTCGGTGGGCGCCGCGCCGAGGGTGAGCGCCCGGCCCGCAGCGGATTCGACAGTGCCGCCAGCAGAGCGGCTGACTCGGGCGAACGCATAGTCTGCCTTCGGGTCCTGTGTGCTCAGCCATCGGGGATCGAGGTAGACGGAGTCGACGGTCCAGACGTCGCCGGGAGCGGCGCTCTCGCTGAATCCGGGTACGAAGGTGGCGGGCAGGCCCGCCGCCAGGCAGTGCGCGGCGGTCAGGATCAGATCCTGGGCTGCCGAATGAACCACCGAGGCGGTGCAGGTGTGGGTGTCGGTGGCGCCGAGGAACAGTGCTCCCACGGCGGGCCGGGCCGCCACCGGCTGGGCATTCGCGGCCGACACCGCCGCCGCCCGGGGCTCCTCGGCGGCCTTGGCCCGCGGCTCGACGGTCGAATGGCACCCGGACACCAGAGCCGTGGCCACCACCACGTTCAGGGTCACCGCGACCATCCGCATGCCTCGATCATGCCCGATCTGCGCGCTTTCGACTCGGTTGAACGGCCGGCACCGGGAACGACAGGCAGGTCGCCGGCGTTGTCCAACACGGGCGCTATGGTCAGCGCTCACCCGATTCTCTGCCCGATGTCGCCGGCCCCGCGGCTCCTGAGAGACACTGGTTGTCACGGTACAAGGGGACGACGACGTGCCCGGGCACCGCGAGGAGGCGGAGACGATGACTGACGAGCAGGGACAGCCCTACCAACCCGAGCAGACCGGGATGTACGAACTGGAGTTTCCGGCGCCACAACTGTCCGCACCCGACGGGCG
Coding sequences within:
- a CDS encoding trypsin-like serine peptidase — its product is MRMVAVTLNVVVATALVSGCHSTVEPRAKAAEEPRAAAVSAANAQPVAARPAVGALFLGATDTHTCTASVVHSAAQDLILTAAHCLAAGLPATFVPGFSESAAPGDVWTVDSVYLDPRWLSTQDPKADYAFARVSRSAGGTVESAAGRALTLGAAPTESAPVTVIGYPTGDGGPPLGCDTVARIEDGYPALRCNGLVDGTSGGPWIAGATVVGVIGGRNGGGCQDNVSYSAPFDAATAALLARAEAGGPGDDAPTSFDSEC